Proteins encoded in a region of the Paenibacillus sp. E222 genome:
- a CDS encoding DinB family protein yields the protein MEIELEVIQSMLIKFKSERKWTLQAISQLSEEDITWSPNQESNSIANLVAHIRGCVHSRIETIFYDIADSRDRDKEFEYELKMSIEEAYNMTKESFDIIIQYLEYLSFNPSLLLSQPFINRPPLTFSQVNNETTVLNLMIAMVREIHYHTGQIIYAAKTRKGQLVWQYD from the coding sequence ATGGAAATTGAATTAGAAGTAATTCAGAGTATGTTAATTAAATTTAAGTCTGAAAGAAAATGGACACTCCAGGCTATCTCACAATTATCAGAAGAAGATATCACATGGTCACCAAATCAAGAAAGTAATAGTATTGCAAATTTGGTTGCACATATAAGAGGTTGTGTTCACTCAAGAATTGAAACGATATTTTATGATATTGCTGATTCAAGAGACAGGGATAAGGAGTTTGAATATGAGCTTAAAATGTCGATAGAAGAAGCCTATAACATGACTAAGGAATCATTCGATATTATCATTCAATATCTTGAATACCTCAGTTTCAACCCAAGCTTGTTGTTATCTCAACCTTTCATTAATCGTCCCCCTCTTACATTCAGTCAAGTAAATAATGAAACAACGGTTTTGAATCTAATGATAGCAATGGTAAGAGAAATTCATTATCACACGGGTCAAATCATATATGCAGCCAAAACAAGGAAAGGACAGCTAGTTTGGCAATACGATTGA
- a CDS encoding aminoglycoside phosphotransferase family protein — MHDILLHKFQYRKLTELTGGYTNSSILLEGSDPLVVAKIFNAHNRDAITEINCLTLLNNSGVSPKIHDYFEDNDSQYIIMDYVHGINSQIFLDDGDIRKAKAIYKLLGIHLAKDIHSLKWREVDFDLPIIELINIDIDALNYVSNDQKEQVKQILNVSVIGEKTLIHGDYGPHNAILSNKLISIIDWEWAGWGNPLQDVAWVIWFVHLHYPNFARELSEIFINAYSKFSDLKITNELVKVYSVSRVINVLDRIKYTNEEVKNEWLRRLEWTLETNFVG, encoded by the coding sequence GTGCATGACATCTTATTACATAAATTTCAATATCGTAAATTGACTGAGCTTACCGGAGGTTACACCAACAGCAGTATATTACTTGAGGGATCAGATCCTCTGGTCGTAGCAAAGATTTTCAATGCTCATAATCGTGATGCGATAACAGAAATTAACTGTTTAACCCTATTGAATAATTCAGGTGTGTCGCCAAAGATTCATGATTATTTTGAAGACAACGATTCACAGTACATTATTATGGACTATGTGCACGGAATTAACAGCCAGATATTTCTTGATGATGGAGACATTCGCAAAGCTAAGGCAATCTACAAGTTACTTGGAATTCATCTTGCAAAAGATATTCACTCATTAAAATGGAGAGAGGTTGACTTTGACCTGCCAATCATAGAACTAATAAATATTGATATTGATGCTCTTAACTATGTATCGAATGATCAAAAGGAACAAGTGAAACAGATACTTAATGTATCAGTTATAGGGGAGAAAACCTTAATCCATGGAGATTATGGGCCGCATAATGCAATTTTATCTAATAAATTAATATCTATTATTGATTGGGAGTGGGCGGGCTGGGGGAATCCACTGCAAGATGTCGCATGGGTAATATGGTTTGTACATTTACATTATCCAAACTTCGCTCGTGAGTTGTCTGAGATTTTTATTAATGCGTATAGTAAATTTTCAGATCTTAAGATTACCAATGAATTAGTGAAGGTATACTCAGTTTCAAGAGTAATTAATGTTTTAGATCGGATAAAGTACACAAATGAAGAAGTGAAAAATGAATGGCTAAGAAGATTGGAATGGACATTGGAAACCAATTTTGTAGGATAA
- a CDS encoding AAA family ATPase, whose protein sequence is MFFLQMSGFPGSGKSTLSRRIAKITGAIIIDHDISKSSILQSIGNSNLELKVLGMTSYNIDWALIEFYLSQSYDVIFDSPCFYPEMIERGSSLSKKYNAKYKYVECYLNDYHEISKRLQNRERMISQISGTSEEEFRKNINESKRPNDIPCLLVDSSQPIEMYLNKVLNYIDEQ, encoded by the coding sequence ATGTTTTTTCTTCAAATGTCGGGATTTCCTGGTTCTGGTAAGTCGACTCTTTCAAGACGGATCGCTAAAATAACGGGTGCCATAATTATTGATCATGATATCTCAAAGTCTTCCATATTACAATCCATTGGGAATAGTAATTTAGAATTAAAAGTTCTAGGTATGACTTCATATAATATTGATTGGGCCCTGATAGAGTTTTATCTCTCCCAAAGCTATGACGTAATATTCGATAGCCCATGCTTTTATCCTGAGATGATTGAAAGAGGTTCATCATTAAGTAAGAAGTATAATGCTAAATATAAGTACGTTGAATGTTACCTGAATGACTATCATGAAATAAGTAAAAGATTACAAAATCGAGAACGGATGATAAGTCAGATTTCGGGCACATCTGAAGAAGAGTTTAGAAAAAATATTAATGAAAGTAAGAGACCTAATGATATTCCATGTTTGCTTGTTGATTCGTCACAACCTATAGAGATGTATTTAAATAAAGTTTTAAATTATATTGATGAACAATAA
- a CDS encoding GNAT family N-acetyltransferase: MITIRFVSNEDIPHIQSIAQETWNYTYKGIYSEAYIQNFLSRAYSDENLSRSVERELQSAKRHFLIAEFNGKVVGYAQTRQVKEEEYELLRIYIRPEYHKMGIGKEFIQRFTQVLKPINKLFAWVGKENHRGRAFYEKSGFKEIEEMIETIEGHSKTQVKYELDIS, encoded by the coding sequence ATGATTACAATTAGATTTGTCTCAAATGAGGATATCCCACACATTCAATCCATAGCTCAAGAAACATGGAATTATACTTATAAAGGCATATACTCCGAAGCCTACATACAAAATTTTCTAAGTAGAGCATATTCAGATGAGAATTTAAGTCGATCTGTCGAGAGAGAGCTTCAAAGTGCCAAACGGCATTTTTTAATAGCTGAATTTAATGGCAAAGTCGTTGGATATGCTCAAACAAGACAAGTGAAAGAAGAAGAATACGAATTGCTAAGAATCTATATACGCCCTGAATATCACAAAATGGGAATAGGTAAAGAGTTCATTCAGAGATTCACTCAAGTTTTAAAGCCAATAAATAAACTGTTTGCCTGGGTAGGGAAAGAGAATCATAGAGGAAGGGCATTTTATGAGAAAAGTGGATTTAAAGAAATAGAAGAAATGATCGAAACCATAGAAGGGCACAGTAAAACGCAAGTTAAATATGAATTGGATATTTCGTAG
- a CDS encoding GNAT family N-acetyltransferase: MSQFPELETKRLVLRELTQNDSTELFQFFSLDEVTKFYDVESFTTIKQAEELIQRWNERYETGQVIRWGITLKSENKVIGTCGCHGWMKNHYKAVIGYELTPEYWHQGFMTEVVEKVIEYGFNKLGLNRIEAFVEPENVGSRKVLEKIGFREEGILKENFYWKNRFVDNAIYAFLKKDYKVH, encoded by the coding sequence ATGTCTCAGTTTCCCGAATTAGAAACAAAAAGACTTGTATTAAGAGAGCTAACACAGAATGATTCCACAGAACTATTTCAATTTTTTTCATTGGATGAAGTTACGAAGTTTTATGATGTGGAGAGTTTTACAACCATTAAACAAGCAGAAGAATTAATTCAAAGATGGAATGAAAGATATGAAACAGGTCAAGTCATTCGTTGGGGAATCACTTTGAAGTCGGAAAACAAAGTAATTGGAACATGTGGCTGTCATGGCTGGATGAAAAATCATTATAAAGCTGTCATTGGATATGAACTAACACCAGAATATTGGCATCAAGGTTTTATGACCGAGGTAGTTGAAAAGGTAATTGAATATGGATTTAATAAGCTTGGCTTAAACCGAATTGAAGCATTTGTAGAACCAGAGAATGTGGGATCAAGAAAGGTTCTTGAGAAAATCGGCTTCAGAGAAGAAGGCATATTGAAGGAAAATTTTTATTGGAAGAATCGATTTGTTGATAATGCCATTTATGCATTTCTTAAGAAAGACTATAAAGTGCATTAA
- a CDS encoding GNAT family N-acetyltransferase — translation MEQRNASEVRIELWDEGDLDLHRRLNSPEMTVHFGGPETEEKILARHKRYYEIAQNGTGKMFKILLLPHLEVVGSVGYWDQTWKEESIFEIGWSVLSEYQGRGIATEATAKAIASIRSEKKKHKFIHAFPKTKNPASNAICRKLGFSYIGECDFEYPIGTTIRCNDWRLAVEEN, via the coding sequence ATGGAACAAAGGAATGCGTCAGAGGTAAGAATTGAACTATGGGACGAAGGAGATCTAGATTTGCATCGCCGATTAAATTCGCCTGAGATGACAGTACACTTCGGAGGACCAGAGACTGAGGAGAAAATTCTAGCTCGTCATAAGCGCTATTATGAAATCGCCCAAAATGGAACAGGGAAAATGTTTAAGATTCTCTTACTTCCGCATCTTGAAGTCGTGGGTAGTGTAGGGTATTGGGATCAGACGTGGAAAGAGGAATCTATTTTCGAGATAGGTTGGAGTGTTTTGTCGGAATATCAAGGTAGAGGAATAGCGACAGAAGCAACAGCAAAAGCCATAGCTTCTATCCGTTCTGAAAAGAAGAAACATAAATTCATTCACGCTTTTCCTAAAACCAAGAATCCCGCTTCAAATGCCATTTGTCGCAAGCTGGGCTTTTCGTATATTGGCGAGTGTGATTTTGAATACCCTATTGGGACTACCATACGATGTAATGACTGGAGATTGGCAGTCGAGGAAAATTAA
- a CDS encoding serine hydrolase yields MLNLKISNNKAFIELNDYVSQVKNKISATAAATYIIHNDRIVNEWYSGVHDNSKHSRLVDEESQFNVASVRKTFLGFAISLALYEGKVRSIDDLVVDYLNELDREALRHITIRHLLTHTHGLGDLHNRLFLQGTDWKYNNTGVNLLIEIIRKVYKIPLSQLLEERLFSPMGFSQTGWRKENNEKLVWLNEQYKDDQGNQANLFMSTKELAYWGYLHLNKGAINGKQILPKEIFEQTTTIISPPDLEQQLPRNGFFWFVQDEPRSNTELGDKLPDGSFQSLGATGCACLVIPKCKTVAIRMYNQTEQNPLGYNYLEDIKTFGNLVCKYIEDL; encoded by the coding sequence TTGCTTAACCTAAAAATATCAAATAATAAAGCATTCATTGAACTGAATGATTATGTCTCACAGGTAAAGAATAAAATATCTGCTACCGCTGCTGCGACATATATTATTCATAATGATCGTATCGTGAATGAATGGTACTCAGGAGTACATGACAATTCTAAACATAGTCGATTAGTTGATGAGGAATCACAATTTAATGTTGCTTCAGTTCGAAAAACATTTTTAGGATTTGCTATTAGTCTTGCATTATATGAAGGTAAGGTCAGAAGTATAGATGATCTTGTTGTGGACTACTTGAATGAGTTAGATAGGGAAGCACTAAGGCATATAACAATACGACATTTGTTAACCCACACTCATGGTTTAGGTGATCTGCATAATAGATTGTTTCTTCAAGGAACCGACTGGAAGTACAATAATACAGGTGTTAATCTGCTTATTGAGATTATTCGGAAAGTATATAAAATCCCATTATCACAATTACTCGAAGAGCGTTTATTCTCACCTATGGGCTTTAGCCAAACAGGATGGAGAAAGGAAAATAATGAAAAATTAGTATGGCTTAATGAACAATATAAGGATGATCAAGGTAACCAAGCCAACTTATTTATGAGCACAAAGGAACTGGCATATTGGGGTTATCTGCATTTGAATAAGGGAGCTATAAACGGGAAGCAGATACTTCCTAAAGAAATATTTGAGCAAACAACCACTATAATTAGTCCTCCTGATCTGGAACAACAATTGCCGAGAAACGGTTTTTTTTGGTTTGTGCAAGATGAACCACGGTCTAATACAGAATTAGGTGATAAACTTCCAGACGGTTCTTTTCAGTCTCTGGGTGCCACTGGATGTGCCTGTCTTGTCATTCCTAAGTGTAAAACTGTAGCGATAAGAATGTATAATCAGACTGAACAAAATCCGTTGGGGTACAATTATCTTGAGGATATCAAAACATTTGGGAATTTGGTCTGTAAGTACATAGAAGATCTATAA
- a CDS encoding DUF5662 family protein — protein sequence MVTILLVYWRYFLYVLDHKLNVLIECWTEGLYLQGIIHDMSKFSPNEFFPYARKFYSNQKDEDTEVMWKNAWLHHQNHNKHHWEYWIVNKNTREALPMPKKYLIEMVCDWRAFSRKWGRKVKETNLPERMMTSESIILHPKTREELENFMKKKQQQ from the coding sequence ATGGTCACTATCCTCCTAGTATATTGGCGGTATTTTCTTTATGTTTTGGATCATAAATTAAACGTTCTTATCGAATGTTGGACAGAAGGATTATATCTTCAAGGAATAATCCATGACATGTCTAAATTCTCTCCTAACGAATTTTTTCCTTATGCACGTAAATTCTATTCAAATCAGAAGGACGAGGATACCGAGGTGATGTGGAAGAATGCTTGGCTGCACCATCAAAATCATAATAAACACCACTGGGAATATTGGATAGTAAATAAAAATACTAGAGAAGCCTTACCAATGCCAAAGAAATATTTGATAGAAATGGTATGTGACTGGCGGGCTTTCTCAAGAAAATGGGGGCGTAAAGTTAAAGAAACTAATTTACCAGAAAGAATGATGACATCTGAAAGTATAATATTACACCCAAAGACAAGGGAAGAACTTGAAAATTTCATGAAGAAAAAACAACAACAATAA
- a CDS encoding CHAP domain-containing protein, whose protein sequence is MISEKKLKRVELVRALVLETLLTTVNTSKNEEALFNLFGVSSFASLLAIRRQQNSEIAAIAGLLHDFYFYKIGIKYFPGPNSADSVRPILRSTQIFTDEELSVILRSIFYQKDKHRVHGPYEEIIKDAILIQMYVQNPEDLFSDIEINRLQKGFVELGIPIEQVEVKCKSNRGTINKRTINRGTEDRRLNLAEIAEALAGQRVMGIPEDEGYREICKYWPDSDIYKVLESNWCAAFVYHCCMQAGIILPIRYPNHNYRLAGVGAWLDWAQLPETNFLYQDGYQGFKPKRGDIVIFEKLLSDNSHDHIGIVLACEGNRLLVAEGNKDNKNFSSVFYRDREHCIYGYIRIDDSYQFHFDGEYIPIVSKLSK, encoded by the coding sequence TTGATTTCTGAGAAAAAGCTTAAACGGGTTGAACTTGTTCGTGCTCTTGTTCTTGAAACGCTACTTACCACAGTGAATACCTCCAAGAATGAAGAAGCATTGTTTAATCTTTTCGGGGTTTCTAGCTTTGCTTCTTTACTTGCCATACGAAGACAACAAAATTCGGAAATTGCTGCGATCGCAGGGTTGCTCCATGATTTTTATTTCTATAAAATCGGCATAAAATACTTCCCTGGTCCTAACAGTGCAGATTCGGTAAGACCGATTTTGCGTAGCACCCAAATCTTTACCGACGAAGAGCTATCTGTCATTCTTCGATCGATCTTTTATCAAAAAGATAAACATCGGGTCCATGGACCGTATGAAGAAATTATTAAAGACGCCATACTTATACAGATGTATGTTCAGAATCCGGAGGATCTTTTTTCTGATATTGAGATAAATAGATTACAAAAAGGTTTTGTTGAATTAGGGATTCCGATCGAACAGGTAGAGGTGAAGTGCAAGAGTAACAGAGGAACGATAAACAAAAGAACGATAAACAGAGGAACTGAAGATAGACGTCTTAATTTGGCTGAAATTGCGGAAGCGCTTGCAGGTCAAAGGGTTATGGGAATTCCAGAGGATGAAGGCTATCGGGAAATATGCAAGTACTGGCCTGACTCGGATATCTATAAAGTACTGGAATCAAATTGGTGTGCCGCATTCGTATATCATTGCTGTATGCAGGCTGGCATCATACTCCCTATTCGATACCCGAATCACAATTATCGATTAGCTGGGGTTGGCGCGTGGTTAGATTGGGCTCAGCTACCTGAAACAAATTTTTTATATCAAGATGGATACCAGGGTTTTAAACCAAAGCGTGGTGATATTGTCATTTTTGAAAAGCTTCTATCCGATAATTCTCATGATCATATTGGAATTGTTTTGGCATGTGAGGGAAACCGATTATTGGTTGCAGAAGGTAACAAAGACAATAAAAACTTTTCCAGCGTTTTTTACAGGGATAGGGAACATTGTATTTACGGATATATACGTATAGACGACAGCTATCAATTTCATTTTGACGGGGAATATATACCGATTGTTTCTAAATTGAGTAAGTAA
- a CDS encoding GNAT family N-acetyltransferase: protein MFKYEIDESSYLSLLEIKDAEQLYNLINSNRDHIGEWLKFPSITVEADDSKTFIERTRIRYAKEEGYWLGIWSEDKLVGSIGYLYLDQENKKTEIGYWLGKEYEGKGLITKSIKVLINHAFDELKLNKIEIGVATNNLKSRAIPEKLGFKREGELRDYEYINGRFLDRIIYGLKANEWISE, encoded by the coding sequence ATGTTTAAATATGAAATTGATGAATCTTCTTATTTATCGCTATTGGAAATTAAAGATGCAGAACAATTATATAATTTGATTAACAGTAATAGGGATCATATAGGTGAGTGGTTGAAGTTTCCTAGTATTACTGTAGAAGCGGATGATTCAAAAACCTTTATAGAAAGAACACGGATAAGATATGCCAAGGAAGAGGGTTACTGGTTAGGAATATGGAGTGAGGATAAACTTGTGGGTTCTATTGGTTACTTATATCTAGATCAAGAGAACAAAAAAACTGAAATCGGATATTGGCTAGGTAAAGAATATGAGGGTAAGGGATTAATTACTAAATCTATTAAAGTACTAATAAATCATGCTTTTGACGAACTGAAATTAAATAAAATTGAAATAGGAGTAGCTACAAACAATTTAAAGAGCCGTGCAATTCCTGAGAAATTAGGGTTTAAACGTGAAGGTGAACTAAGAGATTACGAGTATATCAATGGAAGGTTTCTAGATAGAATAATCTATGGATTGAAAGCTAATGAATGGATATCGGAATAG
- a CDS encoding helix-turn-helix transcriptional regulator, with protein MTVIKCNIRGLMAEHRIDDITELMAKSGLSRNSINKLYRETNIETTKLETLFKLCDTFNCKLSDLIEYVPGENR; from the coding sequence ATGACCGTAATCAAGTGCAATATAAGAGGACTCATGGCAGAACATCGAATCGATGATATAACAGAATTGATGGCGAAATCCGGCTTAAGTAGGAATTCAATCAATAAGTTATACCGGGAAACCAATATAGAAACAACTAAATTAGAAACCTTATTTAAGCTATGCGATACATTTAACTGCAAGTTATCTGATTTGATTGAATATGTACCTGGAGAAAATAGATAG
- a CDS encoding class I SAM-dependent methyltransferase → MNKHIVYETNSSYWDTKGNDFLRAIVLPFYGAFVTEEKCQLFGDVSGKKMLEIGCGDGQSLQYQGERKAAELWGMDISEKQIEKATQHLKTCGLSAKLICSPMEEECNIPVDYFDFVYSIYAVGWTTDLEGTFRRIASYLKKDGIFIFSWSHPIHKCVVEENNRFSFNKSYFDESWYSVAPDFVQGELTLSDRKLSTYINALAKAGFVIEQMIEETDQEIIQLHDENNDLVKRAKMFPVTFVIKARNCSDSSV, encoded by the coding sequence ATGAATAAGCATATTGTTTATGAAACAAACAGCTCCTATTGGGATACAAAGGGAAATGACTTTTTAAGAGCAATCGTGCTTCCTTTTTATGGAGCATTTGTAACAGAGGAAAAATGCCAACTTTTTGGCGATGTCTCAGGAAAAAAGATGTTAGAGATTGGTTGTGGAGATGGTCAGTCTTTGCAATATCAGGGAGAGCGTAAAGCAGCGGAACTATGGGGGATGGATATATCGGAAAAACAAATTGAAAAGGCAACGCAACATTTGAAAACGTGTGGTCTTTCAGCAAAATTGATCTGTTCTCCCATGGAAGAAGAATGTAACATTCCCGTGGATTATTTTGACTTTGTTTATTCGATTTACGCTGTAGGCTGGACAACCGATCTTGAAGGAACTTTTCGTCGGATCGCTTCTTATTTAAAAAAAGATGGCATATTTATTTTCAGTTGGTCGCATCCAATTCACAAATGTGTTGTTGAAGAAAATAATAGATTTTCTTTTAACAAGTCTTATTTTGATGAATCTTGGTATTCGGTCGCTCCTGATTTTGTTCAAGGCGAGCTAACTTTGTCTGATCGTAAACTATCAACCTATATCAATGCGTTAGCGAAAGCAGGGTTTGTCATTGAACAAATGATTGAAGAAACCGATCAGGAAATAATCCAACTGCATGATGAAAATAATGATCTCGTAAAAAGAGCGAAGATGTTTCCTGTAACCTTTGTTATCAAAGCAAGAAACTGTTCTGATAGTTCAGTGTAG
- a CDS encoding GNAT family N-acetyltransferase — MAIRFYYEDIKIYIIWGIKMKITFRNFNDSFYEQVCDFLIELSTDDRRHINWNWARWEWMFYHPEFNRDLMDKIGLWYCNDELVGIATYDHYFGEAFFATKQGFEELEKDILEYTIATFSNENGLGIAVNDNDTHTLDLLRSKKFVENDLTENILELTLENVSLDYVIPEGVILKNIDIENDLYKLHHLLWKAFDNEGSVPTDEATICKQKRMLSARNMNSFLHIVAENEDGEYVAYCGLWYSQKTDYVYVEPVCTIPEYRQKGLGKAVVLEALKRGHSLGVEKAYVISDSSFYKSIGFQQHSHYTFYWHKI, encoded by the coding sequence GTGGCCATTCGTTTTTATTATGAAGACATAAAAATATATATTATATGGGGGATTAAAATGAAGATTACTTTCAGAAATTTCAATGATTCTTTCTATGAACAAGTTTGTGATTTTTTGATTGAATTATCAACAGATGACCGTAGGCATATCAATTGGAACTGGGCAAGGTGGGAGTGGATGTTTTATCATCCTGAATTCAATCGAGATTTAATGGATAAGATCGGGTTGTGGTATTGTAATGACGAGTTAGTGGGTATAGCAACCTATGACCACTATTTTGGTGAAGCATTTTTTGCTACAAAACAAGGTTTTGAAGAATTGGAAAAAGATATATTAGAATATACCATAGCTACTTTCAGTAATGAAAATGGCCTTGGGATTGCGGTGAATGACAACGATACTCACACTCTAGATTTATTGCGCAGTAAAAAGTTTGTGGAGAATGATCTGACTGAAAACATACTTGAACTTACACTAGAGAATGTTAGCCTTGATTATGTAATTCCTGAAGGCGTAATACTAAAAAATATAGATATAGAAAATGACTTATATAAGCTTCATCATTTGTTATGGAAGGCATTTGACAACGAAGGATCTGTACCTACGGATGAAGCTACTATATGTAAGCAAAAAAGAATGTTGTCAGCAAGAAATATGAATTCATTCCTACATATTGTTGCTGAAAATGAAGACGGAGAGTACGTTGCTTATTGTGGCTTATGGTACAGTCAGAAAACGGATTATGTTTATGTTGAACCTGTATGTACAATTCCAGAGTATCGGCAGAAGGGGCTTGGAAAAGCAGTGGTATTGGAAGCCTTGAAAAGAGGTCACTCCTTAGGTGTTGAAAAAGCATATGTTATTTCGGATAGTTCTTTTTATAAATCAATAGGCTTTCAACAGCATTCTCATTATACTTTCTATTGGCATAAGATCTGA
- a CDS encoding AAA family ATPase, which yields MDKGKIIFLNGVTSSGKTSIVEAMQNYDEPFFYVVANDLFENTIGDKHLQTDYWKYLSEAIILMYHTAKLFSDHGKNVLIDGILVERPELKPHYDKVQDIFDGYPLEIVEVYCPLDLCRKRNIERGDRREDQSDEQNKIMSQRIRYSFSVDTSLNTPEECAQMIITSLFKKQ from the coding sequence ATGGATAAAGGGAAAATTATATTTCTGAATGGCGTAACCAGTTCAGGTAAAACTTCAATCGTAGAAGCGATGCAAAATTACGATGAACCCTTTTTTTATGTTGTGGCCAATGATCTTTTTGAAAATACGATTGGTGATAAACATTTGCAAACAGACTACTGGAAGTATTTAAGTGAAGCAATCATTCTAATGTATCATACAGCAAAATTATTTTCGGATCATGGAAAGAATGTTTTAATCGATGGGATACTTGTTGAAAGACCGGAATTAAAGCCACATTATGACAAAGTCCAAGATATATTTGATGGCTATCCTTTGGAGATCGTTGAGGTGTACTGCCCATTAGATCTTTGTCGTAAGCGAAATATAGAACGTGGTGACAGAAGAGAAGATCAATCTGATGAGCAAAATAAAATAATGTCGCAACGTATCCGTTATAGCTTTTCAGTCGATACGAGTTTGAATACGCCGGAAGAGTGTGCTCAAATGATTATCACATCACTATTCAAAAAACAATGA
- a CDS encoding DUF3626 domain-containing protein: protein MSNNRQLTRSQNAAIEYISHCARSQKREAQASLKEIFQLSNIPWSTFEEAVHKLKSHARVALHFHPDRPVVDMKSVAQSLLEQGIYKSQFETFISNGSVSAYSGGARDLWEEELFDGAYQIEGVTNFERPKYGALHLLLHPDGPSPRFGSCYFLLKPNALHRCTFTYGGSQDAPKEKGTHEELDAILSALFTDAFFRDYAIGEKDLTPKKLIDQLLYNLERPLEDPSKLAPHRNLNHFIETQVHGDIYLEDDVEVLVADPSFRGTEIGNYLEQICIKYSIELFWHMGFAMRAEEVPSDFRGPTMPSLAKRIARNGHIDASVIGNAVNDLKRNPDLWSDRGNYEEVLQELKYMWHILVRYGKSIDDQSN, encoded by the coding sequence ATGTCGAATAACAGACAACTTACAAGATCTCAGAACGCAGCAATTGAATATATAAGTCATTGCGCGAGATCCCAAAAAAGAGAAGCTCAAGCATCACTCAAAGAAATTTTCCAGTTATCAAATATTCCTTGGAGCACCTTTGAAGAAGCAGTTCATAAACTTAAATCCCATGCAAGGGTGGCTTTGCATTTTCATCCGGATCGTCCGGTTGTAGATATGAAAAGTGTGGCTCAATCTTTATTAGAGCAAGGGATCTATAAAAGTCAGTTCGAGACTTTCATATCCAATGGGAGCGTATCGGCTTATTCAGGTGGTGCACGGGATCTTTGGGAGGAAGAACTATTTGACGGAGCTTATCAGATAGAGGGTGTAACCAACTTTGAAAGGCCAAAGTATGGAGCTCTTCATTTGTTGTTACATCCGGATGGACCGTCTCCACGATTCGGATCTTGTTATTTTCTTTTAAAACCGAATGCTTTACATCGCTGTACGTTCACTTACGGAGGATCTCAAGATGCTCCAAAGGAAAAGGGGACACATGAGGAATTAGACGCTATTTTATCTGCGCTTTTTACGGATGCTTTCTTTCGGGATTATGCTATAGGAGAAAAAGATCTTACTCCTAAAAAATTGATAGATCAGCTATTGTACAATCTGGAACGTCCGTTAGAGGATCCGTCAAAACTGGCCCCACATCGAAATCTTAACCATTTCATCGAAACTCAAGTTCATGGAGATATATATCTTGAAGATGATGTGGAAGTTTTGGTTGCTGATCCATCGTTCAGAGGAACCGAAATAGGGAATTACTTAGAGCAAATCTGTATCAAATATTCCATTGAACTATTCTGGCATATGGGATTTGCGATGCGTGCAGAGGAAGTGCCCTCTGATTTTAGGGGTCCAACCATGCCATCATTAGCGAAGCGAATTGCAAGGAATGGTCACATCGACGCAAGTGTGATCGGGAATGCTGTCAACGATTTGAAACGCAATCCTGATCTCTGGTCTGACAGAGGTAATTACGAAGAAGTGCTTCAGGAATTAAAATACATGTGGCATATACTCGTTCGATATGGTAAATCGATTGATGATCAGAGTAATTAA